In Vibrio alginolyticus NBRC 15630 = ATCC 17749, the sequence TAGAGTTTGTTTGCGTGCACCACTTTTTAGTTTATCTGCTTTGGTTAGCAAAACTTGCACAGGAATGTGGCTATCGATGGCCCAGAAAATCATTTGTTGGTCGAGATCTTTCATTGGATGACGAATGTCCATTAGAACCACTAAGCCTTTTAGGCACTCGCGTTTCTGTAGGTATTCACCCAAAGATTTCTGCCATTTGTTTTTCATCTCTACCGGTACTTGAGCAAAACCGTATCCAGGTAGATCGACAATGTGACAACCTTCTTCTACTTTGAAAAGGTTGATTAATTGCGTACGACCAGGTGTCTTTGATGTCTTGGCTAAGCTTTTTTGATTAGTTAGACGGTTAAGTGCACTCGATTTACCAGCGTTTGAGCGTCCTGCAAACGCAATTTCGACACCTTCGTCTTCCGGCAGGTGACGAATATCGGGTGCGCTGGTGATGAAATGCGTATTTTGGTAATGAATTTTTACGCTCACTGTTAACTCCATCTCGACTTTGTGTAGTCGATTGATTACTTTTTTGTGAAAATGTGTAAAATAACCGTGCTCGGCATAAGGTCGCCTATTGTACCATGAGTGTACGCGGTATGTTCACATTCCGTGGTACTGGAAGCTTGATAATTATAATGGAATGTCATGAATAAATTAGCGCTAATTTTGAGTCTTTTAGCCAGTTGCTCAGTATGGGCCCAAGGTAATATTGAGGCTGGTAAAGCAAAATCACAAACCTGTGTCGCCTGTCACGGAGCAGATGGCAAC encodes:
- the yihA gene encoding ribosome biogenesis GTP-binding protein YihA/YsxC, encoding MSVKIHYQNTHFITSAPDIRHLPEDEGVEIAFAGRSNAGKSSALNRLTNQKSLAKTSKTPGRTQLINLFKVEEGCHIVDLPGYGFAQVPVEMKNKWQKSLGEYLQKRECLKGLVVLMDIRHPMKDLDQQMIFWAIDSHIPVQVLLTKADKLKSGARKQTLLKVRKQVETFGGDVSVDVFSSLKGLGVDQLRAKLDTWFAPALAHLIEEDEQEIPASDEE